The following is a genomic window from Brevibacterium limosum.
CGTCGGCTTCACGTTCGCCATCATTCTCGGCTACACCGGTTTCGGCATCGCCGAACGTCGCTGAGACAACTGATCTGATGATTTTTCCTCGACGCTTCCGGGCCACTTTCAGCTTCGGCTGATGCGCGCAGACTTCCGGTGTGCGTACTCGGCTGGGCTGTATCCGGTGACGCGAACGAAATCTGTGCTGAAGTGCGATTGGTCGAACCACCCGAAATGAGCACCGAGATCGGCCAGAGTCCCGCCCCAGCCGCGGTCGATCGCTCCGACCGCATCAATGACACGTGCCCTGGCCAAGATCTTCTTCACTCCGACCCCGCAGAAGCTGCTGAACATCCGCTGCAGAGTGCGCTCACTGATTTCTGCTCTCTCCGCGAGGATCTTCAGACTCACGACTTCGGGGTCGTCGAGAATGCCGAAAACGCGCTTCAATCGTTCGTATCCCGGGGTCATCTGCGGCCTCCAGGACAGCAGCCAGCTCTCGACCGACGAAGCCAGCTCGCCGAATTCCGGTGCCCCGTCCCTCTGCGACTGCGAAAACATGTCCGCCAACCCGAGGTCGGCCTCCAACCTCGGAAACCACTGCTCGGCAGATACTGTCGAATCGCGGATGCTCACCGGCTTCTGGTCGGAAAAGGCCAGTGTCGCGCCCGGGTGAAAGTTCACCCCGAAGACTCCGCCACGACCGAAGATTCCCACATCGAATCGCCGTTGGGTGACCGGACCGGTCACCCAGGCTCCGGGACCGTCAACGTGTGCCCGCCGGCTGTTGCCGAACTCGAAGGTCAGATTGATGGTCGGTTCGGAGACTGTCGCCGTCTGGTAGCTCTCACCGTCCGGCAGGTCCCATTCGACGGCCCAATAGCGTTTGACGAAGGGACGCAGGCGCTCAGCGACGACACGAACGGACGAATACTGCGCGTGTTCGAGCATTTCGTCCGGCTTGAGAACCCGACCATAGAAAT
Proteins encoded in this region:
- a CDS encoding helix-turn-helix domain-containing protein, which produces MDDDVTRKNASQTEETPQHFYGRVLKPDEMLEHAQYSSVRVVAERLRPFVKRYWAVEWDLPDGESYQTATVSEPTINLTFEFGNSRRAHVDGPGAWVTGPVTQRRFDVGIFGRGGVFGVNFHPGATLAFSDQKPVSIRDSTVSAEQWFPRLEADLGLADMFSQSQRDGAPEFGELASSVESWLLSWRPQMTPGYERLKRVFGILDDPEVVSLKILAERAEISERTLQRMFSSFCGVGVKKILARARVIDAVGAIDRGWGGTLADLGAHFGWFDQSHFSTDFVRVTGYSPAEYAHRKSARISRS